A segment of the Echinicola strongylocentroti genome:
TCCCTATACAGACTGTTTATGATGCTCCATATACCTTTACTTGGAATGATGTTGCCGCAGGGGTGTATAATGTGTATGCTTCTGCTTTGGACAGCTCTTCCAACGAAATATTTTCTACCCCCATCAGTTTTACGGTAGAATCACCCGATTCCCTGCTCCAGACAGTAGGCATTACAAATAGATTGTCAAGTGCCACCAATAATGCCAATAGGAGAGCAGTCCCTTATACCATGCCGGAGGACGGCAAAATAGAAAGCGTGACGATGTACCACCGTGCGGGAAGTGGTCACATGCTGTTGGCCGTCTATGAAGGAGATAGCGTGCCCACTAACAGGATTGCCATGACCCCACTTACCTCGGTAAACAATGAGGATGGATGGCAGGAGGTATACTTGGAATCCTCTGTGCATGTGGCGGCAGGAGAAACGGTATGGTTGGCATGGGTTTATGAGCAGCCTACGAATATTTATTTTGAAACAGGGACCCCAGGGAGATTTGATTCGGGACAAAAGTGGGAAAATGGTATGCCGGCAGTCTTTGGCAGTGGTAATTCAGGAAATGCCATCTATTCCATTTATGCATCATATATAGCAGATGGAGAAGTAGAGGAAAATGAAGGTATTAATGAAAAAAATAAACCAAAGAATAAGAAGGATAAAAATAAAAAGCCGAAAAAACCAAAGGTGAAAGTCTATCCAAATCCATTTGATCAAGAGGTTACCATTGGCTATGAGATATGGGAGCCTGCCAATGTCGTGTTGGTAATTCATGATCTCAATGGCAACGAAATAGCCAGGATGGACCAAGGTATGGTGGAGGATGGCCACCATAAAATTGAATGGAACTTAACTGGAATCACCATCAATCCAAAAAAGATGTTTGTCTACCACCTTATGATAAATACGGAAAGTGATGATCATTTAATGATCGGCAAGCTGAAAGTTAAATAAACACTTGAGCCAGAAGTGGTCAAATGTACGTTCGACCACTTCTGGCCTACTAATTTAAAGCAGTCCTTATGAAAAAAGTGTTTTATAGAATTCATAGTTGTTTGCTTATAGCGATGGCCTTTATGGCATGTACCGAAAAACCGTCCGGGCTTATGTTGTCTAGGTTATTTTCAGACCATATGGTTTTGCAGCGAGAACAGCCCGTCCCCATTTGGGGAAAGGCTTTTCCCGGGACCTCCATAGAGGTAAGTATTAATGGAAAGGCCGAAAGGACAGTGGCGGGGAGCGACAGCACATGGATGGTGAGTTTTCCTGCTCAGGAGAAAGGCGGTCCCTTTGAGATGAAGCTGGTAGGAGACAGTACCATTGTCCTAAAGGATATATATTTTGGTGACGTTTGGATTTGTTCAGGTCAATCAAATATGGAATGGCCCGTGGAGAAGGCCAAAAATGCCGCTGAGGAACTTGCCCAAGCTAGCTTTGAACATATAAAATTATTGGATATTCCACATCAGATGGCTGGAAAACCGATAAAATCTTTGCCGGATAGTCTCCTTTGGAAGGCGTGTAATGCTGAGAACATTAAGGATTTTTCAGCAGTTGGTTATTTTTTTGGTCGTGAATTACATGAAGAATTGGATGTACCGATAGGGCTCATTAGCACCAATTGGGGAGGCACCAATGTAGAAGCCTGGACAAGTAAGAAAACCCTGTCCAAATTCCAAGTCTTCAAGGACAGTTTGGAGCATCTCGAAGAGATGGATTTTGAAAAAATGAAGGAGAATGCTCAGCATGCGATATCAGTTTGGAAGCAGTCCATGGATTCTTTGGATCTAGGCCGTCAGTTTAATTGGTCTTCCCCGACTGTATCCTGGGAAAAAACACAAACAGTAATGCTGCCGAATGTGCTGGAACATATGGGACTACAAAATTCCGATGGGGTTTTTTGGTTTAAAAAAGTCTTCCATCTCTCAAAAGAATGGAGTAGGAAGGATGGTATGGTCCATTTAGGAAGGATCGATGAAGAGGACATTACATTTATCAATGGTAAAAAGATAGGGGCTACCAAGGGGAATATTGAAAAAAGAGCTTACCCAGCCAGTGGAAGTCTCCTGAAAGCAGGATTAAACACCCTAATAGTGCGTGTAAAAGACACAGGCTGGACTGGGGGCTTTAAAGGAGTGCCAGAACATTTGTATTTAGATTTTGGTGAAAATAAAATATCCCTCTCCGGAGAATGGGAAATGAACATTGGTACAAGAGGGTTACCCGTTAGCCCCAAAAATATTCATCCCAATAATTTTCCGAGCACCTTGTACAATGGAATGGTTTATCCGCTTATTCCTTTTGCGATAAAGGGGGCCATTTGGTATCAGGGAGAGAGTAATGCCGGGCGCGCCTATGCATACCGAGAGTTGTTCCCCGCCATGATTGAAGATTGGAGGGCACACTGGGGACAAGGTGATTTCCCATTCTATTTTGTTCAATTGGCTAATTACAGAGCTGAGCAAAAGAAACCAAGTGAAAGTACATGGGCAGAATTGAGGGAGTCCCAAATGACAGCTTTGGAAATACCTCGGACGGGGATGGCTGTTGCCATCGATTTGGGTGAAGCTGATAATATCCACCCTAAAAATAAGCAAGAAGTAGGTAGAAGGTTGGCCTTACAGGCGCTTTCTGGTGCCTACCACTATGATGTGTTAAGCGCTGGCCCGACATACACCAAACAAGAAGTATTGGGAGATCGGATACGCATATATTTTTCGAATACAGGAGATGGAGTTACTTCTGGAAACAATAGCAATGCATTGGCTGGATTTACTATTGCTGATGAGGATCATAGGTTTTATGAAGCCAAGGCACTTGTTGAATCTGATTCAACAGTTTTGATAAGCAGTCAATATGTGGCCAATCCCAAAGCTGTAAGATATGGATGGGCAGATAATCCAGGGGAACTCAATCTCTATAACAGTGTAGACTTACCAGCGAATCCATTTAGAACTGACAAATGGAGATTGTCTACAGAGTAGGTAACCATATTTATAATCTAATGAATAGTAAATTGATAAACTTAGCGATTACATTTCCACTTAAGTCTTTTCGGATCATTGGCATATGGTTGTTTGGAGGGGTATTACTATTGGTTTTCGAAAGTGCAAATGCTCAAATGGGCGAAAGGGATTTTTATGCCAAAGAATTGGATAAGGTTGTTTTGAGGATGCAAGGAAAATTGGCCCATCTAGCATTGGACTCCACACGTATCCCTCGGTCCTTGACTTCGGAAGGCTGTCTAGTGGGAGTGGGGTCCCGGGATTGGACGAGTGGCTTTTTCCCTGGTACACTATGGTACTTGTACGGGTATTCAGGGAATAGGGCGCTTTTGTCAGCAGCCAGGAGTTGGACAGCCTTTATTGAAAAGGAAAAATATGATGAACATACCCATGATACAGGCTTTAAGGTGTACTGTAGCTTTGGAAACGCCTACAGGATCCAAGGAATGGAAAGCGATAAGGATGTCATTGTCCAAGCGGCTAAGTCACTTATGAGCCGGTTTGATCCAAACTTAGGGTGCATCCGTTCCTGGGATTTCAACCAAGAGGTTTGGCAATACCCCGTTATCATAGATAATATGATGAACTTGGAAATGTTGTTTGCGGCTACCCGAATTTCAGGAGATTCCATTTACTACCAAGTGGGAAAGAAACATGCCGAAACCACCCTCAAAAATCATTTTAAAGAAGATTATTCCAGTTATCATGTGGTGGATTATGATACGATATCTGGGATGCCAAGGCTAAAGACGACACATCAAGGGTTTGGGGAAAGCTCCAGCTGGGCACGAGGGCAGGCTTGGGCATTGTATGGTTTTACCATGTGCTATAGGGAGACAGGTGACCCGAAGTTCTTGGAACTTGCCCAAAAAATCGCACAATATATCCTCCACCACCCCAGATTACCTGATGATAAAGTCCCTTATTGGGATTTTGATGATCCAGACATTCCGGATACAGAGCGGGATGCGTCTGCAGCAGCTGTGATAGCTTCTGCCCTGCTGGAACTTTCCACTTATAGCAAACAGGAAAAAAGCAAGGTGTACTGGCATGTAGCGGATACCATTTTACATAATTTATCCGGTTCTGAATATAGGTTGAAAGATGAGGAAGCCCCTTTTTTTCTGGATCATAGTGTAGGATCAAAGCCGCACGGTTCTGAGGTGGATGTACCCTTGGTTTATGCGGATTATTATTATGTAGAAGCCTTGATTCGGGCCAATAACCATATAGAATCTAAATTATATTAATGAGCGTACCTTCATTCTCAAAGGGGTGTTTAGGTATGGTTTTACTATTTAATAAATAGAAGTTTCATGTTACAGATCAATTTTAAGAAGCTCAATCTTTTTTTCATAGTCCTCTTGTTTTCCCTGAATTGTTTTGGGCAACAGAGCGATACTCTGAAGGTGTTGTTTGTTGGCAACAGTTATACCTACTATTGGAACCTTCCCCAAATGGTAAGTGCTCTTGCTAAGGGAGGTGATACGGTGATAAAGGCAAGAAAATCAACTTTAGGCGGTGCCACACTCATGCAACATTGGGAAGGTGAAAGAGGACTGGAAACCAAGAATACCATTTCTGAAGGAGAATGGGATGTAGTGGTACTTCAAAACCACAGTAAAAGTACCATAGCAAATCCAGAGGGATTTATGGATTATGGAAAAAAGTTTATCGGTTTGGTGAAAGAAACAGGAGCCAGACCTTTACTGTACATGACTTGGGCCAGGGCCTATAATCCCTTGATGCAAAAAACTGTTTCGACAGGGTACCGTAGTTTGGCAGAGACCACTGGGGTGGATGTAGCTAAAGTTGGCGAGGTTTGGGAACAGGCCAGGTTATTACGTCCCGACTTGGAGTTGTTTGATTCTGATGGAAGCCATCCTTCTCCATTGGGCACCTATTTAACCGCTTGTGTTTTTTATAAGATCCTTACTGGAAAAGCAAGCAAAGGTTTATCTGGAAGGCTTTCAGGAATTGATCAGGATGGGGAGACATTGTTTTTGTCAGGGAGTTCTGACGGTGATGCCGAATTTATCCATCAGCTTGTGGATAAAATGATCGTAGAAAAAATGGTCTGGGAATAATGAGTAGGACTTTCAGCAAAAGGATGTCGCTTATATTGGGGTCAATTGTTTTTCTAGTAATGATGTTGCCGATAGGGATGGCCATTGTTGGCCAATTGGTGAAAGGAAATCCTTCTGATCAAACCAGTGAAAAAGAGGTGGGCAAAGGCCTCATGTTGGCAATAGCTTATAGTGCTTCCATAGGCGGTTTTGCCACCTTGATTGGGACACCTCCCAATTTGGTGCTGGCAGGAATAATAGAGGAGCTATACGGGGTGAAGCTTAGTTTCTTTGATTGGATGAAATTCGGTTTTCCGGTAAGCATGGTGCTGTTGATCATCTGCTGGATCTACCTGACCAGTTATGCTTTTGATTGTAAAAAGGTAAAATTCCCAGGAGGAAAAAATGAGCTCAATAAAATGTTGAAAGGCTTGGGAAGAATAAGTTATGAGGAAAAGTGGGTATTGATGATATTCGCCATAACTGCAGCTGCATGGATCCTGAGGCCGCTTATCCAAAAGCTTGTTCCAGGTGTCGATGACGCTGTGATTGCCTTGATCGGAGCCATCAGCTTATTTATATTCCCTAATAAAGTCAGGTCAAGAAGCTTGATCACATGGGAGGAGGCCGTAAAACTCCCTTGGGGAATTATTTTGCTTTTTGGGGGAGGTATGGCATTGGCCAAGGGCTTTGGGACTACAGGGCTTGCGGAGTGGATAGCCGGAAAAATGGGCCTGATGAATGGCATGTCCATGATCGTGATGATATTGATCTTGGTGGCCATTGTTAATTTTCTAACAGAAATAACCTCTAACCTGGCTACTACTGCCATGCTTTTACCGGTTTTGGCTCCTTTGGCCATGTCCTTTAATGCACATCCCTTCATGTTTATGGTCCCGGTAGCTGTGGCTGCTTCCTGTGCCTTTATGCTTCCCGTAGCTACTCCTCCAAATGCAGTGGTGTTTGGTTCTGGCTACTTTACCATCCCCGATATGGTTAAGGTGGGTTTCTGGATGAATATCTTTTCAATAATATTGATAACAGTTGTATGTTATTTGATCTTACCGCCTATTTGGAATATTGAGCCAGAAATCTTTCCAGAAGCATTTAAACAGCCCCGGTATATTCCTTAAATGTTGGGGGACATGGTAACGCTGGTTTTATAGGCCAGAGAATAGTTGTATTCTTGGTTATTGTTGATATTCTGTCATAACATATTGAAAAATGTATAATTTAACAAATGTAATTTTAATGAAAACAAAAAATCTAATGCTGGTAAAGTTTGTAGGGGTGATTGTGGGCATTTTTCTTTGTTCCTGTAGTTTAGCTCAAAAAGATGAGGTCACTGATATTATAATTTATGGAGGGACTTCAGGTGCAGTCACTGCGGCAGTTCAAGCCAAAAAAATGGGGAAAACAGTGATTATGATTTCCCCAGACATTCATTTAGGGGGATTGAGTTCTGGAGGCCTGGGGTGGACTGATACGGGAAAAAAGGAGGTTATCGGTGGACTTGCAAGGGAATTTTATCAGCGTGTTTATGATAAATACCAAAATCCTGGAGCATGGAAATGGGAGAGAAAGGCTGATTTTGGGAATCAGGGACAGGGTACCCCAGCTATAGATGGTGAATTGAGGACCATGTGGATTTTTGAACCACATATTGCTGAAGAGGTTTTTGATGAATGGGTGGAAGAAATGGGGATTAAACTGTACAGGGACGAATGGCTGGACAGGAAGACAGGGGTAACGGTAGAGGACGGAAAGATAACTTCCATCCGGACATTAAGCGGTAAGGAATTTGAGGGGAAAATGTTTATCGATGCCACCTATGAAGGAGACCTCATGGCCGCTGCCGGGGTAAGTTACCATGTAGGAAGGGAAGCCAATAGCGTGTATAACGAAGAGTGGAATGGTATACAAACAGGTGTTTACCATCATGGACACCATTTTCAAGCATTGGAGAGACCAATTGCCCCCTACTTAATCGCAGGAGATCCTTCTTCAGGTCTAATAGCGAAAATAAGTGCTGAAAATCCCGGTAAAAAAGGAGAGGGTGACCATAAAATCCAGGCGTATTGTTTTAGGACTTGTATGTCCAATCATCCTGATAACATGGTGCCGTTTCCTCGGCCTGATAATTATGATTCCACCCAATATGAATTACTCGTCAGGATATTTGATGCAGGATGGAAAGAGCTATTTAATAAATTTGATATGATTCCCAATCGTAAAACAGATACCAATAACCATGGCCCCTTTAGTTCCGATAATATTGGGATGAATTATGATTACCCAGAGGCCAGTTATGAACGTAGGCAGGAAATCATTAAAGAGCATGAAGACTACCAGAAGGGCTTATTGTATTTTCTGGCCAATGATGCTAGGGTTCCCAGAGAACTCCAAGAGGAATTCCAGCGTTGGGGCTTGGCCAATGACGAGTTTACCGATAATGCAAACTGGCCCCATCAGATTTATGTCCGGGAAGCCCGTCGGATGATTGGAGAATTTGTCATGACCGAAAATGAACTTTTAAGAAAAAAACCAACTCCAAATTCTGTGGGAATGGGCTCCTATACGATTGATTCCCATAATGTTCAGCGGTATGTGGACGAAAGTGGCCATGTTCAAAATGAGGGAGATATCGGTGTTCATTTGCCCGGGCCATATAAAATAGCCTATGGTTCTATCATCCCCAAAATGGAGGAGATCAATAATTTAATTGTTCCGGTGGCTGTATCGGCAAGCCATACTGCCTTTGGTTCTATCCGAATGGAACCTGTTTTTATGATTTTAGGTCAATCTGGTGCCACAGTAGCGGCTTTGTCCCTAGAAAAAGGGCTGGATGTACAGGATTTGCCATATGAGGCTCTTAAGGCCCAATTATTAGAAGATGGTCAGGTATTGACGATGGACAATAGAATTTTGTCTGACTGATATTGCCATTTGCTTAAAAGGGGAGCAATATACTTTAATGAGGCCATCATTAGTGGTGTACTTTGTATAGCTGGTTTTATCATCTGCCCCATAGTTAAATTCCGAGTTATTGTTAATACTAATGATATTATATCAATAGCGTCATAAATAAAAAATGAGAGGTTCTATTTTTTGCCCAAAATAGTTATTTTGGGTTTGCACCAAAAAACACGAACCCCTCATGTGTAATATTAAATATTACATTGTTTTCACAGATTATTAAACCCGGAATATGCATTAGCCTATCTGTTGCGACCTGAAACTGCTTCAAAATCAGCCGTTTCACTTTAGTTTTCAGCATAACCGTAGCGGTGCTACGCTAATGCCTCCAAACTAACTGATTTTCTTGCAATTTCAGCTCTCACTACGATTCCTAACGCATAATTCGGGTTAAAAAGATAGACCGATCAATTTTCAAGAAGTTGGTCAAGGAAAAGCAGACCGATAAGGGCTGCAAGGGATTTGACAGCTGGACGCATCTTGTCTCGATGTTGTTCTGCCATTTTGCCAAGAGCACCTCGGTAAGGGACATTTCCAACGGGCTCCGGTCTGCTACCGGGAACCTTAACCATCTTGGCATTGCCAAAGCCCCCTCTAAATCAAGTATCAGCTATCAGAACAAACGAAGGGATTCGGACCTGTTCAGGGATCTTTACTATTCCCTGCTGGGAAGTTTAGGACAGCAGGCAGCTGTCAAGAGGTCCAAACTCAGGATCAAGGTCCCCGTTTACCTGCTCGATGCCACGGTGATCAGCCTTTGTCTTTCGGTGTTTGACTGGGCTACTTTCCGTACCAAAAAGGGAGCTATGCACACCCTGCTGTAATATGACGGGAAACTCCCTGTTTACGTGAACATTACCGAAGGGAGTGTCGGGAATAATAAAGGAGCTTACGACATCCCCTTAATTTCGATTGTTCTGATCACATTTTGGTGTAGATGGATTTTGGAATTCCTATGGGGATTTGAAGACGGAAGTTTTCCGGTAGAATTATTGAAATAGATTGGGAGGCTAGAGTATCAGAGCCTTATAAACTAGTTTTATTTTATAGGCTATCTTCTATGTTGCAGGTAAGCAACTATTAATTAAACCCGGTTTGTGCATTAGAAATCGTCATAGCCTGTCCCGATAGCTCGGGGAGGTTTGAAACTGCAATAAAATCAGGCTGTTTGGAAATTGAGGTATAACTTGGGCACATAGGTGCGGTGGTTTATTTGTGCTCTAAACCAACTGATGTCCTTGCTCCTTCAGCAATTGCCTTGACAAGCCGCTGCTATTCCTAATGTACAAACTGGGGTAAAGTGCCAGCGGCACGATGAATTTAGTAACCTGCGGATTCATCCGCAGGAACTTAAGCTCTCCTCAACCTCCCGAAGGAGTGCCAGCGGCACGGATGATAGCTGCCCGATACGAATTAATACTAAGCGTTTGCCCTGATGGAACCTCCCGCCACGGCGGATAAGGTGATCAGCCCTGCAATATACTTTTACCCAATATTGATAAGTTCCTGAGATGGTACATAGTTACCTTAGTTGGAGTAAAATTATCATGGAATACATACTTTTTACGCTGAAACACACCTCTTGGAGGATGTTAAAATAAATTGGCACTTGAAATTACGACCCAAAAGCCTCGAAGTGAACTCCCAATTAAAAGAAGTTAATTAGTAAAGTTCACGATAGCTGTTTCTATGACAAGGCGTCAAGCCCTGAGTCAAAATGCACGATGTGAAAGAACAGGGGAGTAAGTTCATTTAATACAATTCAATTAACATAAACCTAATTTCATGAAACAAACAATTACAAAATTGAAGCCCAACTTCAGGGTGTTTCTATTGTGTGGGTTGCTGTGGGGAATCCTCATCCTCCCAGCTAGCGCACAGGAAATGCAGATCAGTGGAACCGTTAAGGATGCCACCACGGAGGAACTTATCCCAGGGGTAAGCGTATTGCGAAAGGGAACGTCCTCGGGTACAATAACTGATATAGACGGGAAATATACCATAAAGGCTACTGAAGGTGATACGCTTATGTTCAGCTACCTAGGGATGCAATCAGTCACCAGAGTAGTAGATCGTCAGGTATTGAATATTTCCATGCAATCGGAAGATATCGGCTTGGATGAAGTCGTAGTTATCGGATATGGCACAACGACCAAAGCAAAAATGGTCGGAGCGGTTTCTAGCTTGGGAAAGGAAAAGCTGGAAGAAACACCATTTTACAATGTAGGATCTGCCTTACAGGGTCAAGTTCCTGGCTTGGTAGTCCAAAACAATGGTGGTGGACCGGGAAGTACCCCAAATATTTCCATCCGAGGGGCGGGCAATCCATTGTACGTTATTGATGGGGTGATCACGACGGAGCAGGATTTTAACACCCTCAACTCAAATGATATTGAGACCATTAGTTTTCTGAAAGATGCTGCAGCTACTGCAGTATATGGTTCCAAGGCGGGTAATGGAATTGTGCTGGTCACTACCAAGAGAGGTCAGGAAGGTAAAATAAATGTCAACTATTCTTATAACTACCAGATCAGCCAACCGACCGTACTGCCTGAAATGATGAATTCCTATCAGTACGCGTTGTTGCAAAATCAAGCCAATGCGTATGATGGAACCCCACCAACTTATACACAGCAACAATTGGAAGTGATCAGGACACATGGTGATTTGGATACCTACCCTGACAACAATTGGCCAGATATGACGCTGAAAAATTTTGCACCAGAGCAACGTCACAACCTATCCTTGAATGGTGGGAGTAAGCGAACCAATTATTTTGTTTCATTGGGCTATGCTGATCAAGGAGGTATCTTGAAAGAAGACGTCGTGGATTATAACCGGTTAAATATCCGGTCAAATGTGGTGTCAACGTTTGAGGAAATTGGATTGGAAGTAGGGGTTAATATAAATGCGAGTCTTGAAAACTACCAAGAGCCATCCGCCGGGATGTATAGTATCTGGAGGGCAGTAAATCAAAATACCAACCCCATGTACAGGGCATATAATGTAGATGGCACCTTGGCCGGAGGAGGAAATGGTGATCATCCATTGGCGCTTATTAGCCCAGACGCTGGATATAACCGTACCAGAGATAAGTTCCTCAACACCCAACTGTCATTAAACTGGGAAGTTCCCCAGGTGGAAGGGTTGAAGTTCGGTGCTATGGCCAATTATCGAAATGGAGACGGTTGGTCAAAGTTGTGGGAAGAAAATGTTCCTTTATACATGCAGGATGGATCCCTCATGAATCAGCCTCCGCCGCAACTCACAGTGGGATCTTATTATAACGAACGGATGTATTTGGAAACCAGCGCCAATTATCAACGCACATTTGGATTACATGGACTGGACGCAACATTCGTTTACAATTTGAATACCAACCGCAAGGAGGACATGTCTGCTTTTAGAAGAGGGTATTTGTCCGGAGCGGTAGACCAGTTGTTTGCAGGCCCTACAGATGGCCAGACCAATAATGGAACTGAAGCAGAAGGTGCCAATGCAGGTTATGTCATGCGGGTAAAATATGATTATAACTATAAATACATCCTTGAGTTTAGTGGTAGATACGATGGCAATGACAATTTTGCTCCGGAACAAAGGTGGGGATTCTTCCCGGCAGTCTCCGCTGCCTGGAATGTAAGTGATGAGCCATTTATGAAAACTCTTGGCAACAGGAACATCATCAACGACCTTAAATTAAGGGTCTCTTATGGTGAAACTGGCGTCACCCAAGGGGTCAATAGATTTGGGTATATTCCTGTTTATAACCTGGAGCCCAATGCCTATAATATTGGAAACGAGCTAGTAAATGGATATTCTGAAGGTGAATTGGTCAACCCTCTAGAACTTACCTGGTATACCCGAAGATCACTGAATTATGGATTGGACTTCTCTTCGTTGGGAGGAAGATTGAGCGGTACACTGGAATATTTCTATTACCGTACCACTGGCTTTTTGGTCAGCCCAGAAGATATCTACGCACTACCTTTGGGCAAGGACTTGCCCCAGATCAAATCCAATTCCGCCCAACGTAGAGCTGGTTTTGAGCTCTCATTGAATTATAGGGGGCAAGCAGGGCCTTTGTCCTATGAAGTAGGGGGGAATTATTCCTACTTCAACCAATTATGGGAGCAATTGGACACAGAGAATGAAGCACAGCTTAAAAACCCCTATATCAGGGAAACCCACCGGACGGATTATTGGGGTGGAGGGCCCGTTTATATCACCGACGGTCTGTACCAAACAGAGGAGGATATCCTGAATAATCCAAGACTGCTGAGTTCTACGGCCACCCAGCAAGGAGACATGAAATATGCCGATGCCAACGGAGATGGCAAGGTCGATGTGCAGGATAAACGAACAGTGGGATTGCCCAGCCTCCCGCATGGTACCTATGGTGTCAATTTTTCATTGAAATATAAAGGATGGTCAATGAGTGGGCTGTTTCAAGGCACAGGAGATCGGTACTTGGCTTTTGATAACTTCATGATCGTGGAGGCTAAGCGAAGGACGTATGAATTTCAGCAAGATTACTGGACACCTGATAATCCAAATGCACTGTTTCCAAGGGTATCTCATTTAGAGCAAATCAATGGTGGAAATAACAGTAACGACACCTATCCTTCTGATTTTTACCTTAAAAATGCCAAATATTTCCGCTTGAGAAACCTGCAGATAGGCTACGACTTGAAGCACTCCCTACTGGATGGAGCAGACTGGATATCCAATTGTCGGGTATTTGTGAATGGAACGAACTTATTTACGGTATCGCCCGTGATGGACTATTTTGATCCTGAACAGGCCGAGACGGGTAATGGTGTACAGTCGTATGGGTACCCGGTTCAGCGGACCTTTGCCATTGGAGTAAATGTAGGGCTATAATAAACATGATAGAAATGAAAAGCTATATAATAATACTGATGATATCTGTAATATGCCTAGGGGCATGTAACGATGTTTTGGACACTAAACCTTTAGATAAGTATACGGAACTTGACGTGTGGAATGATCCCAACCTAGCGCAAGGATTTATTTACAATACCTATGCTTCTGTGATTCCTGAGTTATTGGTAAACCCGGGTGATCCCCAGTCTAGGTTTGGAGGTATTGGAAACGAGGATTTTACAGATAATGTACTTTCACGCCAATCCAATAATATCGCCTTGGATCTAATAGACCAATTTTATGATGCAGGATGGTCTACAAATAATTCCTACTATTTTTTTGGAAAGGCTCCTTTGGGAAATAATGCTCCGATCAAGCAAAATTCCTTCGAAGTGATCAGGGATTGCAATTTGATCATTGAAAAAGTGGAAGCCTCTGAGGGAATACCGGAAAACCTGAAACCTGGACTGGTAGCTCAGGGGAAGATGTTGAGGGCCTTGATCTACTATTCAAAAGCCCGTCTTTTTGGGAAGTACATTATAGTAGACCACGTCCTTACGCCAGAAGATGATTTAATGTTG
Coding sequences within it:
- a CDS encoding FAD-dependent oxidoreductase, coding for MKTKNLMLVKFVGVIVGIFLCSCSLAQKDEVTDIIIYGGTSGAVTAAVQAKKMGKTVIMISPDIHLGGLSSGGLGWTDTGKKEVIGGLAREFYQRVYDKYQNPGAWKWERKADFGNQGQGTPAIDGELRTMWIFEPHIAEEVFDEWVEEMGIKLYRDEWLDRKTGVTVEDGKITSIRTLSGKEFEGKMFIDATYEGDLMAAAGVSYHVGREANSVYNEEWNGIQTGVYHHGHHFQALERPIAPYLIAGDPSSGLIAKISAENPGKKGEGDHKIQAYCFRTCMSNHPDNMVPFPRPDNYDSTQYELLVRIFDAGWKELFNKFDMIPNRKTDTNNHGPFSSDNIGMNYDYPEASYERRQEIIKEHEDYQKGLLYFLANDARVPRELQEEFQRWGLANDEFTDNANWPHQIYVREARRMIGEFVMTENELLRKKPTPNSVGMGSYTIDSHNVQRYVDESGHVQNEGDIGVHLPGPYKIAYGSIIPKMEEINNLIVPVAVSASHTAFGSIRMEPVFMILGQSGATVAALSLEKGLDVQDLPYEALKAQLLEDGQVLTMDNRILSD
- a CDS encoding sialate O-acetylesterase, which encodes MLSRLFSDHMVLQREQPVPIWGKAFPGTSIEVSINGKAERTVAGSDSTWMVSFPAQEKGGPFEMKLVGDSTIVLKDIYFGDVWICSGQSNMEWPVEKAKNAAEELAQASFEHIKLLDIPHQMAGKPIKSLPDSLLWKACNAENIKDFSAVGYFFGRELHEELDVPIGLISTNWGGTNVEAWTSKKTLSKFQVFKDSLEHLEEMDFEKMKENAQHAISVWKQSMDSLDLGRQFNWSSPTVSWEKTQTVMLPNVLEHMGLQNSDGVFWFKKVFHLSKEWSRKDGMVHLGRIDEEDITFINGKKIGATKGNIEKRAYPASGSLLKAGLNTLIVRVKDTGWTGGFKGVPEHLYLDFGENKISLSGEWEMNIGTRGLPVSPKNIHPNNFPSTLYNGMVYPLIPFAIKGAIWYQGESNAGRAYAYRELFPAMIEDWRAHWGQGDFPFYFVQLANYRAEQKKPSESTWAELRESQMTALEIPRTGMAVAIDLGEADNIHPKNKQEVGRRLALQALSGAYHYDVLSAGPTYTKQEVLGDRIRIYFSNTGDGVTSGNNSNALAGFTIADEDHRFYEAKALVESDSTVLISSQYVANPKAVRYGWADNPGELNLYNSVDLPANPFRTDKWRLSTE
- a CDS encoding SGNH/GDSL hydrolase family protein, with the protein product MLQINFKKLNLFFIVLLFSLNCFGQQSDTLKVLFVGNSYTYYWNLPQMVSALAKGGDTVIKARKSTLGGATLMQHWEGERGLETKNTISEGEWDVVVLQNHSKSTIANPEGFMDYGKKFIGLVKETGARPLLYMTWARAYNPLMQKTVSTGYRSLAETTGVDVAKVGEVWEQARLLRPDLELFDSDGSHPSPLGTYLTACVFYKILTGKASKGLSGRLSGIDQDGETLFLSGSSDGDAEFIHQLVDKMIVEKMVWE
- a CDS encoding glycoside hydrolase family 88 protein produces the protein MNSKLINLAITFPLKSFRIIGIWLFGGVLLLVFESANAQMGERDFYAKELDKVVLRMQGKLAHLALDSTRIPRSLTSEGCLVGVGSRDWTSGFFPGTLWYLYGYSGNRALLSAARSWTAFIEKEKYDEHTHDTGFKVYCSFGNAYRIQGMESDKDVIVQAAKSLMSRFDPNLGCIRSWDFNQEVWQYPVIIDNMMNLEMLFAATRISGDSIYYQVGKKHAETTLKNHFKEDYSSYHVVDYDTISGMPRLKTTHQGFGESSSWARGQAWALYGFTMCYRETGDPKFLELAQKIAQYILHHPRLPDDKVPYWDFDDPDIPDTERDASAAAVIASALLELSTYSKQEKSKVYWHVADTILHNLSGSEYRLKDEEAPFFLDHSVGSKPHGSEVDVPLVYADYYYVEALIRANNHIESKLY
- a CDS encoding SLC13 family permease — encoded protein: MSLILGSIVFLVMMLPIGMAIVGQLVKGNPSDQTSEKEVGKGLMLAIAYSASIGGFATLIGTPPNLVLAGIIEELYGVKLSFFDWMKFGFPVSMVLLIICWIYLTSYAFDCKKVKFPGGKNELNKMLKGLGRISYEEKWVLMIFAITAAAWILRPLIQKLVPGVDDAVIALIGAISLFIFPNKVRSRSLITWEEAVKLPWGIILLFGGGMALAKGFGTTGLAEWIAGKMGLMNGMSMIVMILILVAIVNFLTEITSNLATTAMLLPVLAPLAMSFNAHPFMFMVPVAVAASCAFMLPVATPPNAVVFGSGYFTIPDMVKVGFWMNIFSIILITVVCYLILPPIWNIEPEIFPEAFKQPRYIP